CCCGAGTCACCTGCCATTCCCCGCCATTCCGACCTCCCCACCCTGACCCCACCCGGATCCTCCGTcagcccctgccctgctcagCCTCTGCCTTGCCTGCAGCCTGCCAGTGCAGCCCCGAGGGCTCGCTCAGCAGCCTGTGCGAAGGGGTCAGCGGGCAGTGCCCCTGCCGAGCCGGTGCCTTTGGGCTCCGCTGCGACCGCTGCCAGCGTGGCCAGTGGGGATTCCCCAGCTGCCGGCCTTGTGTCTGCAACGGCCACGCAGACGAATGTGACAGCCACACGGGCGCTTGCCTGGGCTGCCGTGACCACACAGGGGGTGAGCGCTGTGAAAGGTGAGCCCTGGGCAGCTCTGAGTGGGCTGGTAGGGGGGCCGGCTACTCAGGGATGACATGTCTCTTCCTGCCCCTCAACGCAGGTGCATTGCTGGCTTCCACGGGGACCCTCGGCTGCCATATGGGGGCCAGTGCCGGCCCTGTCCCTGCCCTGAAGGCCCTGGGAGCCGGCGGCACTTTGCTACTTCCTGCCATCGGGATGGGTACTCCCAGCAGATCATGTGCCACTGCAGGGCAGGCTACACGGGTGAGTGGGTAAGGTACAGGCGTGGGCTGAGGGTGAGGCAGCTGGGCCGAACACTCATACCTTCCACCTGACTGTGGGCAGGGCTGCGGTGCGAAGCTTGTGCCCCTGGGCACTTTGGGGACCCATCAAGGCCAGGTGGCCAGTGCCAACCGTGTGAATGCAGTGGAAACATTGATCCCACGGACCCTGATGCCTGTGATCCCCATACGGGGCAATGCCTGCGCTGCTTACACCACACAGAGGGGCCACACTGTGCCCACTGCAAGCCCGGCTTCCATGGGCAGGCTGTCCGACAAAGCTGTCACCGTGAGTGTGAGATGGGAGGGGATGGCTGGGGTGAGTGTCCATTGCTTGGGCTCCCCTTGACTAGTATGCTCATCCTGTCTGGCACAGGCTGCACCTGCAACGTACTAGGCACAGATCCCCAGCAGTGCCCATCCTCTGACCAATGCAACTGTGACCCAAGCAGTGGGCAGTGCCCATGCCTCCCAAATGTCCAGGGCCTTAGCTGTGACCGTTGTGCCCCCAACTTCTGGAATCTTACCAGTGGCCGTGGTTGCCAGCCGTGTGCCTGCCATCCACATCGAGCCAGAGGACCCACCTGCAACGAGGTATGGGACCTTCCTATAGATCCCTGGGTAGATGGGACCGGGACCAGCTGACTTCCTCCAGCTCAAGGGCTCAGCCTATGATTGAAGCTCTGGTCTCTGCTTTATTCCCACTACAGTTCACAGGGCAGTGCCACTGCCATGCCGGATTTGGTGGGCAGACCTGTGCTGAGTGCCAGGAGCTTCACTGGGGAGACCCTGGGTTGCAGTGCCGTGGTGAGCAAGCCCGGGGGgccagggtgggtgggggacTTCCCAGGATGCCCCACTAATACCTAACTCTGCGGTCTGCACTTTCTTGCAGCCTGTGATTGCGACCCTCGTGGGATAGACACACCTCAGTGTCATCGCTCCACAGGCCACTGCAGCTGCCGCCCAGGCGTATCTGGAGTACGCTGTGACCAGTGTGCCCGTGGCTTCACTGGTGTCTTTCCTGCCTGCCACCCCTGCCATGCATGCTTCGGTGACTGGGACCGAGTGGTGCAGGACTTGGCTGCCCGTACACggcgcctggagcagagggtgCAGGAGCTGCAGCAGACGGGCGTGCTGGGTGCCTTTGAGAGTAGCTTCTGGCGCATACAGGAGAAGCTGGGCACTGTGCAGGGGATTGTGCGTGCCCGTAACACCTCAGCTGCCTCCACTGCACAGCTTGTGGAGGCCACAGAGGAGCTGCGGTGCGGATGGGCCTCAGATATGTGGTGGGAAGGGGCAGTGGCCCAGCGGACTGGGGCTAAAGTCACTACAAatacctccctcccctctgacacaGGCGTCAGATTGGGGAGGCCACTGAGCGTCTGACCCAGCTGGAGGCAGAGCTGACCGCTGTGCAGGATGAGAACTTTAATGCCAACCATGCACTAAGCAGCTTGGAGAGAGACGGGCTTGCACTTAATCTCACACTGCGGCAGCTTGACCAGCATCTGGACCTCCTGAAGCATTCCAACTTCCTGGGTAAGTTGGTGGCCAACTATGCAGGTTGGCCAACTATGCAGGGCCAGGGTCGATCTTCTACTGACTGCCCGTCTCTGCCCAACTTAGGTGCCTATGACAGCATCCGCCACGCGCATGGCCTGTCTGCAGAGGCAGAACGTCGTGCCAATACATCAGCCCTGACAGTGCCCAGCCCTGTGAGCAACTCAGCTAACACTCGGCACCGGACAGAGGTGCTGATGGGTGCCCAGAAGGAGGACTTTCACCGCAAGCACATGGCCAACCAGCAGGCACTGGGAGAGCTCTCCACCCTAGCTCACAGCCTGAGCCTGACAGGCATAAATGAACTGGTGAGTCATAAACATGAGGTGGGACATGTGGGGACAGCTGCTCCTTCCACAGGGCCCTGACTTGTTCTGTGCCTGGCAGGTGTGTGGGGCCCCAGGGGACGCACCCTGCGCTACAAGCCCCTGTGGAGGTGCTGGCTGTCGGGACGAGGATGGGCAGCCCCGCTGCGGAGGCCTCAGCTGCAGTGGGGCAGTAGCCATGGCAGACCTGGCGCTGGGTCGAGCCCGGCACACACAGACAGAACTGCAGCGGGCACTGGCAGAAGGTGGTGGCATCCTCAGCCAGGTGGCAGAGACTCGTCGGCAGGCAGGCGAGGCACAACAGCGAGCCCAGGAGGCCCTGGACAAAGCTAATGCTTCCAGGGGACAGGTGGAGCAGGCCAACCAGGAACTGCGGGAACTCATCCAGAGTGTGAAGGACTTCCTGAGCCGTGAGCCTCCCATGTGGCCCAGGCCATGTGGTTGTTTCCCTTGTCTGTGTCCCTGGGTTCATACTTGTGTCAGGTCCTGTATTGGACCTCTGCTTATGACCCATGTCTGGCCCCTGAGCCCTTGCCCATTTGTGGTCTTCTAGTCCATGACCCTGAGTCTGTGCCCCACATATAGTTCCTGTCCTTATGGTTACATCCTTATGCTTATTAGCCAACCCACATTCCATGAGCAGTCCCTGAGTCCATATCCCAAGATTGTGTCCACATACTGATGCTGGGAATGTGTCTCTAATCCCTTGACTGTGTTCTCATAGAGGAAGGGGCTGATCCCGATAGCATTGAGGTGGTGGCCACAAGGGTGCTACAGCTCTCCATCCCAGCATCACCTGAGCAGATCCAGCACCTGGCTAGCGAGATTGCAGAGCGAGTCCGGAGCCTGGCAGATGTGGACACAATCCTAGCACGCACTGTGGGAGATGTGCATCGGGCAGAACGGCTACTACAAGATGCACAGCGGGCACGGTCTGACCCCAACCCTGACCCTCATCCTTGGCACTTAGTCCTGATACTTGCAGGCCatgattctctctctttcccaggaGCCGGGCTGAAGGTGAGAAACAGAAGGCAGAGACAGTACAGGCGGCGCTGGAGGAAGCCCAGCGGGCACAGGGTGCTGCTCATGGTGCTATCCAGGGGGCAGCGGTTGACACACGTGACACAGAACAGACCCTGCACCAGGTGTGGTCTCTGGAATATCAATGGGACAAGGTTATGGGCATGCTTCATTGGCCCGTTTAACCCTGGGCCCACCCATGGCAGGTGCAGGAGAGGATGACAGGTGCAGAGCAAGCACTGAGCTCTGCGGGCGAGCGGGCTCAGCAACTGGATGGTCTCCTGGAGGCTCTGAAATTGAAACGAGCAGGAAATAGCCTGGCAGCCTCTAGTGCTGAAGAAACAGCAAGCAATGCCCAGGGTCGTGCCAGGGAGGCTGAGAAGGTAGACTGAGGCAGAACCAACTAAAGGGGGTGATAGTCGGGGCTGGGTCTCCACTGGGCCACAGTGACCCTGCCCTCTATATTCCCAGATACTGGAGGGCCCACTAGGCGACCAATATCAAACAGTGAAGGCCCTGGCTGAGCGCAAGACCCAAGGTGTTTTGGCCGCGCAGGCGCGGGCAGAGCAACTGCGGGATGAGGCTCGGGGCTTGTTACAGGCGGCTCAGGACAAGCTGCAGCGGCTGCAAGGTAAGGGTGGGGTCCGGTGGACACCAGAGATGTGGGCTTCGGGAATAGAATCCTTGAGCTGAGACCTGCCTCTCTTAGAGCTGGAGGGCACCTATGAGCAGAACGAGCGAGCATTGGAAGGTAAAGCGGCCCAGCTGGATGGGCTGGAGGCCAGGATGCGCAGCGTACTTCAAGACATCAACTTGCAGGTCCAGATCTACAACACCTGCCAGTGACCCCTGCCCGAGCCCACCCCCGTCTCCAGCCCCATCCCGCACGAGTTACTGCCTATGCACGGAACGGTTCCCAACCGGGCAAGGCCCCAATAAACCGGCGTGAATCCCTACTTTGTTGTCTGGACTCTGATTTGTGGAGGGCGGGGTCTCTGGGCGGAACGTCAAGGCTGACACCAGCAGGGCACCGGAGCCCCGCCTCCTCATTTTGGGCCGCCCCGGAGCTGCCTGTCGCCGCGTGCCCGCCGGAAGTGCGTCATCGCCTCGGCTTTCAGCCACCTGGGGTCGTAACTAGAAGTAGAAACAAAACAAGCAGCCGAGGCGGTAGCGGGGGCGCCGGGACGGGGGAGGGGCGCGCCGGAACCGGAACCGACCTGACGCCGGAACCGGAACCGAGAGCGAGTTGCCAGGGCCCGAAGAGGCCTGGCGGCGACGGTCTCGCTCGGTGAGTGGGGCGGGCAGCTACTCGCCTGTTTGGCCGGGGCGGAGAGGCCGGGAAGCGGCCCAGGCGGCCTGTCCAAGGTCACGGGCCGTGCCAGCCCCCGCCCCTCGAGCCCCGGGGCATGCCGGGCCTACCGATGCAGGTGGGGCAGTGTGCTACGCCGGTGGCGGGCCTCCCTCCTCTGAAAGGGCTGGCGGCGAGCGAGGtcggcttcctggaggaggcggtGGCGGGCCCAGGGTTCGGAGGCTGGAGCTGGGTTGCAGCCCGGCCTGGGCGCTGGCCTGCGGTCAGTAACCCGGCACGGCCCTATTAGGCCGGCATGGGGAGGGACGCGACCTTCGGCTGGGGCCTAGGTGCAAAGAGGAGAAAGCTGTCCGCTCTGCCTCTGGGCCTGTCGTCATTAAAGATCCAGCCAACTAGTCACACTTCTGACCCGTAGAAGGATACCTGCCCCACATCCACCCTAGGAAACAGAGCTAGTGACTGTCCTACTATCTCAGGCCCCGCTTGAGGCAGCCAGGGGTCCTAGATACATAGTTCATCCCCATGCTTTTCTCAGTTTGGAGAACTTTATTTTGGATGGAGAAACTGCCCTGAATTCACTGGGGGTCTGTGGGAAACGGGGTGGAAGGCCTCTGGCTTAGCTGGTGAGTGGACCTGAGAAGAAAGGGGATGGTATCAGTTTCAGTCCAAACTGTGTGCCCACCCTGCTGTGGCTGTAGGGCAAGGTGGCTGTTGAAAGGGTAATGTGACATCTGGATACCCTTTTCACCCAGCTTTTTCAGTCCCTTCTGCTTGGGACAGCGGCTGGAGAGAGTAATCTCTCCTGGGATTTAGGGGAAGAAATGCAAGCCATGTATGGGAGCAGGTTTACAAGAGAGTGGGAGCTGGCAGGTGAGGCGCCTTAGCCTCAGAACCTTGCCTGGGCAGTGGTAGCACCTGTCTGGGTCCGTTTTTAGCCACAGAGCCTGGTCCTCCTGCTGCTTGTCTCTTCCTGTCTtgccttcctcctccacctcctacTTCTCGGGTGGTGACTAAGCAGCCAGTGAGAGTGAGGAAAAGTGAGCACCCTATGGGCTGGAGCCATGGCTCCTTTCCAGATTGGTAGAGGAATCTGGTCCCAGGACATGGCTGCCTTGACCTGGTGTCTCCTCCTCATTGACGCTTCCATCTTCGCCATTCTGTATAGCAGCCACGTATGGGGCTCAGCCCGAAGTAGTTGCTGCTACTTGCATTATTTATTCCCCCTTCAGAATAGTCTCAGAGTGCCCAGGACTACGTCAAATGGTAGAGGGATGTTGTTTTGTAGGGTTAGGAGTATCCCAGGTTGCTGAGCTCTGGCTGTAACTGAAGAACAGGTAGGTGGGCCCTGGTAGTGATCCCTGGTCCCTTGTTGTTAGGCTGTTGGTTCCTTGCTAGAGAATTTGGCCACAAAGAGTTGCCAAGATAGCTGGGCCAAGAAGAAAGCGCCGTAGCCCTGACCCAGACGCTGTTGCCGACTCTGGGGCACTCTGGCTGTCGACCAAGCGGCTCAAGATGTCTGGCGGGGCTAGTGCTACAGGCCCAAGAAGAGGGCCCCCAGGACTGGAGGAGGCCACCAGTAAGAAGAAGCAGAAGGATCGAGCAAACCAGGAGAACAAGGATGGAGATCCTAGGAGAGGTGGTAATGGCATTCCTCGAGTGCTTGTGGGcatctcctccctccctgttGCTCTTCTTTCTGTCCTGGTCTGATGCTGAGAGAAGGGCCCAAGGCAAGCTGGTTAGAGCCTCAGCTTTGAGGTTGGGGTACTTGGCTGAGATCCTAAAAATAGTGTTTGGTGGGGTGTGGGGTCTTGGAGGCTGCCTCCTCCTCATCCTTTACCTATTCCCTTTGTTGTCAGGGTCAGTGTCCACTCCTCGGGAGGAACAGACCAAAGACGGTGAGTAATGAGCAGGCCTTTTGCGTGCTATAGTGCTAGTGGGAAAGCGGGCACAGGAGGTATAGTCCTCATCTGGAGACCCTCACGGTCTTACTGTCTCTGTCCCTACAGAGTTGTTGCTTGATTGGAGGCAGAGTGCAGATGAAGTGATTGTCAAGCTGCGTGTAGGAGCGGGTCCCCTGCAGCTGGAGGAGGTGAATGCTGCTTTCACGAACACAGACTGTGTGGTGCGGCTTCCAGGTACGTCCTTCCCGCCTGAGCCCAGCAGTATATTGAGTCCCCTGATGTGCCCCATCCCAGCTCACTGCCTCACTCTATCTCCAGATGGTCGGCAGTGGGGTGGTGTTTTCTATGCTGAGATAGAAGGTTTTAGCGCCAAAGTGCAGGCTCGTAAAGGTGGCCTCCTGCAGCTGGCACTGCCCAAGAAGGTGCCTATGCTCACATGGCCCTCTCTCCTGGTAAGTTGCAGAGCAGAGCAGGGTAGGGTCGGGATACCCAATGTCATTGACAGGGCCTGATTGCTGTGTCTTTGGCAGAAGAAACCTCTGGGGACGCAGGAGTTGGTGCCAGGGCTGAAGTGCCAGGAGAATGGGCAGGAGTCGTCTCCCATTGCCCTGGAGCCGGGCCCTGAGCCCCGCCGGGCCAAGCAGGAGGCCCGGAACCAGAAGCGGGCCCAGGGCCGTGGTGAGGTAGGGGCGGGGACTGGCCCTGGGGCCCAAGCGGGGCCCAGTGCCAAGAGGGCTGTGCATCTCCGAAGAGGGCCAGAAGGAGAAGGGTCCAGAGATGGCCCTGGACCCCAGGGCGATGCCCCCATCTTCctggctgagccaaccagccaggtgaGCGTACAGTGCCTGTGTGGGAGTtgggaggtggaggcagggtgTGGACTGCAGTGGGGGGGAGGCACCTGCCAGGCTAGCCCAGGATTGATCTTGCTCACAATCTCGCTGTGAATAGGCTGAGGCTGAGGAACAGCTCCGGGTACCACCATTGAACCCCCAGACCGGCCTCCTGGGCTCAGAGGAGAATCTAGCACTTTTGTCAGGAGAGAAGCCAGTGTCCCCCAGGAATGACCCAGTCTCTCCAGCCATGACCCGAAGCAGAGACCTTGAGAAAGGTGACCGTTCCAAAGAGGAGATGGCGCTGGCAGCAGATGCTGCGTCCTTGGTGGATGGTAAAGGTGGGGCTGGCAGTGGGTAGGCAGAACCCGATGTTGGGCtgcagggtgggtgggtgggtagggagTAGACTAGAAACAGGTGGGAACCTGTCCTGGGTGGTGCTGAGCGGTGGTCTCAACGTAGAGCCCGAGTCCATGGTGAGCCTGCCGTTTGTCAAGAACGACTCCTATGAGAAGGGGCCTGACTCGGTGGTGGTGCACGTGTACGTGAAGGAAATCTGCAGGGACATCTCTCGAGTGCTTTTCCGCGAGCAGGACTTCACCCTGATCTTCCagaccaggtgggtgggtggCAGGAGAGTGGCCAGACAGTGTGCTTCAGGCAGGACAGTGTTTCATGCTCTTCCTCCTGCCCTGCCATGCCTCAACAGGGACGGGAACTTCCTGAGACTGCACCCGGGCTGCGGGCCCCATACCATCTTCCGTTGGCAGGTGAAGCTCAGGTGGGTGGTGCCCAGCCCCACCACTGTGCCTGTCCCACTCTGGGCTCCGTCTCCTGGCGTATCTTGCCACACACCCATTCCACCTAAGTTCCTAAGTCCAGCTTTTTCCTGCAGGAACCTGATTGAGCCAGAGCAGTGTACCTTCTGCTTCACAGCTTCTCGCATTGACATTTGCCTCCGGAAGCGGCAGAGTCAACGCTGGGGGGGGCTGGAGGCCCCAGCTACACGAGGTCTGCACACGAGCTCCCTTCATTGCCCGGCCCACATGACCAGGACCTTCATCCCTTGCCACCTGCTGCTAACCACCAGCCCCCTCATTCCCCCTTTTTAAGGTGCAGTGGGTGGTGCAAAGGTTGCCGTGCCGACAGGCCCAACCCCTCTGGATTCAACGCCACCGGGAGGTGCCCCACACCCCCTGACGGTCCAGGAGGAAGCCCGGGCTGTGGAGAAGGAGAAACCGAAGACTCGATCTGAGGACACAGGCCTGGACGGTGTGGCAGCTCGTACCCCCATGGAACATGTCGCCCCAAAGCCAGAACCTCACTTGGCCTCAGTGAGACTCCTGGGGTCGGGAGGGCCAGGGATGGAGGGTGGAGAGCCGCAGGGCTGCTGTCTCATGCCCCTCTTGCTCCACAGCCCAAGCCCACATGCATGGTGCCTCCAATGCCCCACAGCCCTGTGAGTGGAGACAGtgtggaggaagaagaagaggaagagaagaaggtgtGTCTGCCAGGATTCACTGGCCTTGTCAATCTAGGCAACACCTGCTTCATGAATAGCGTCATTCAATCTCTGTCCAACACTCGGGAGCTCCGGGACTTCTTCCATGGTGAGAGCAGAGCCAGGAGCCCTGGGTTGTGGGCACGGGGTGTTTTCCCCTGCTCATACTTCTGTTTGCCTGCTGTCCCTAGACCGCTCCTTTGAGGCCGAAATCAACTATAACAACCCACTGGGGACAGGTGGGCGTCTAGCCATCGGCTTTGCCGTGCTGCTCCGGGCACTGTGGAAAGGCACCCACCATGCCTTCCAGCCTTCCAAGTTAAAGGTGATCTGTGGCCACTTCCTCCCTTGactggagagaatggggagggctGGTCAGCTGGTTGCGTGGTTGCGTGCAGGGACTCTGTGCTCACACATTTGATCCCTGCATCTAGGCCATTGTGGCGAGCAAGGCCAGCCAGTTCACGGGCTTTGCGCAGCATGATGCCCAGGAGTTCATGGCTTTTCTGCTGGATGGGCTGCATGAGGACCTGAACCGCATTCAGAATAAGCCCTACACGGAGACCGTGGACTCCGATGGCCGGCCCGACGAGGTCAGCAGAGGGGCAGAGGTGGCACATCTCGTGCATATCCCAGTGCCACCTCTCCTTGGTCCTCACCTCTTTTCCCCTCAGGTGGTGGCTGAGGAAGCATGGCAGAGACACAAGATGAGGAATGACTCTTTCATCGTGGACCTGTTCCAGGGCCAGTACAAGTCAAAGCTGGTGTGCCCCATGTGCGCCAAGGTATGTTGTGCTCCCCTAGAAAGAGACCCCTCCTTCGGCCTTGCCAGCCTGGTCAGATGGAAGTCAGAGGCATGTGCACCTCTAGGTGCTGCAGGGCAAGGGCCGGGCGGGGCAGCTGAGGGCAGGCCTTGGACTTCTGTGTGGGCTGCAGAGGTTGGCAGGTTAGGTTTCCTGGCTGAGGTGAACGTGAGGTTTGAGCTCAAAGACAGCCCGTAAGGGGAGGCAGCGGGGTGGGGGAGATCGAAAAGGCTCATGGGAGGCCACGGAGGGGCACACTGATAAGGTGACTAGACTAGGTAGGGTGTCAAGTGCCAGAAAGAGGGACTATTCTCTTTTGGTGGCCCTCCTGGGCTGTACAATGTCCTGAGAGTTTGCTGGCTGGCTGTGTGGCCCCGAGAGCCATTTGATGGCCTGCGCAGTGCCCCCTGTGCATCCGCAGGTCTCCATCACGTTTGACCCGTTCCTCTACCTGCCGGTGCCCTTGCCACAGAAGCAGAAGGTTCTGCCCGTCTTCTATTTTGCCCGGGAGCCCCACAGTAAGCCCATCAAGGTGAGGAGTAAGCTCCTACTGCCGGGGTGTCCTTGAGATCCTGGCCTGCCCACCCCATAGACTGCTCTCTCTGCCACAGTTCCTGGTGAGCATCAGCAAAGAGAACTCCAGTGCGAGCGAGGTGTTGGACTCCCTCTCCCAGAGTGTCCATGTGAAGCCCGAGAACCTGCGTCTGGCCGAGGCATGTCTGTCCTTCCCCCAGCTCTTAAGACTGTGGATTGTGTTCTTATAGCCCCAGACACCGGTGGGCGGTCACTGGCACCTGTACCCGGACACATGAGTGTGCACGTGACCGCATCAGAAGGGGTGGTGTGTTACTGGTTGAGGCCCAGTGGAAAGCAGGCGTCTGGGCTGTGCAGCACAGGGGCCTGTTCCCAGCCGCTGTCAGGGTTCACTGCCTCTTTGGCGGTGTCCTCCAACTGCTTTTCCCTTTGCAAACAAGGGAAGTGCGGGACTGGCCTTCCACCAGCTATAGTTCTTCCATCGGCTGCTCCTGCATATTGTCCCAGCTTTGTGTGCTGGTCTTCTCCAAAGGTCCCTAGTTTCCCGTGTGGCCGTGCTCTTTTCCTGAGAGGGCTGGGGGTAGGGAGGCACCTCCTTGGATGGGGCCGTCGGTGGTAACCACGGTGCAGTCTCAGCACAGCCCCTCTGAATGAGAGCACAGTAGAGACCCCCAGTGTGGAGGGCTGGTGTCGTTGACACCTGCTCCAGTCCTGGTCTGTCAGCATCTCTGAAGCACCAGGCTGCTTAGCTCAGTGGGCGCTAAAGCTGGTGCTAGTGGGGCCTCTGCTTCTATTGGGCCACagttcccacccctccccccacagacCCTGGATCAGAGCCAGGCCTTCTCCCTGTCCTCTGGGAAGGGCTCGTCATATAGAATCTGTGTGTTCTCTGTCTCAGGTGATTAAGAATCGTTTCCATCGTGTGTTCTTGCCCTCCCACTCCCTGGACACTGTGTCCCCATCGGACATACTCCTCTGCTTTGAGCTGTTGTCCCCAGAGCTGGCTAAGGAGCGGGTGGTGGTGCTCGAGGTGCAGCAGGTAAGTCAAGGCCAACCTGATGCCACAGGGTCTGGGGGGGGCATTCCCACCTGGCCTGGCCTTGCTGAGCCAGACACCCCACCCTAGCGCCCCCAGGTGCCCAGCATTCCCATCTCCAAGTGCGCAGCCTGCCAACGGAAGCAACAGTCCGAGGATGAGAAGCTGAAACGCTGTACTCGGTGCTACCGCGTGGGCTACTGCAACCAGTGAGGACCCCCAcggtctgcccctcccctcccgcctGCCACCCACCTCCCTTCCGCATGTTTTAAGCCTTGGAAGAGGCAGAACTGGCGTTTTCCAGGGCCAGAGGCTAGCCCCT
This window of the Saccopteryx bilineata isolate mSacBil1 chromosome 10, mSacBil1_pri_phased_curated, whole genome shotgun sequence genome carries:
- the LAMB2 gene encoding laminin subunit beta-2 — its product is MEWAAGQRGRDPQGQPGPWELRVGLLLSVLAASLAQAPAPDMPGCSRGSCYPATGDLLVGRADRLTASSTCGLHGPQPYCIVSHLQDEKKCFLCDSRRPFSARDNPTSHRIQNVVTSFAPQRRAAWWQSENGVSVVTIQLDLEAEFHFTHLIMTFKTFRPAAMLVERSADFGRTWHVYRYFSYDCGADFPGVPLAPPRHWDDVVCESRYSEIEPSTEGEVIYRVLDPAIPIPNPYSPRIQNLLKITNLRVNLTRLHTLGDNLLDPRREIREKYYYALYELVVRGNCFCYGHASQCAPAPGAPTHAEGMVHGACVCKHNTRGLNCEQCQDFYHDLPWHPAEDGHSHACKKCECHGHTHSCHFDMAMYLASGNVSGGVCDGCQHNTAGHHCELCRPFFYRDPAKGLRDPAVCRACDCDPMGSQDGGRCDPHDDPALGLVSGQCRCKEHVMGSRCQQCRDGYFGLSASDPVGCQRCQCDARGTVPGGTPCDPNSGTCFCKRLVTGQGCNRCLPGHWGLSHDLLGCRPCDCDVGGALDPQCNEATGQCHCRQHMVGRRCDQVQPGYFRPFLDHLTWEAEDTRGQELDVVERLATPRETPTWTGTGFVRLREGQALEFLVTSVPRAMDYDVLLRLEPQVPEQWAEVELTVQRPGSVSARSPCGHVLPKDDHISGTLQPDARFMVLPRPVCLEPGVSYKLQLKLLRTGGSAQPGTPYSGPSLLIDSLVLLPRVLVLEMFSGGDAAALERRATFERYRCHEEGLVPSKTPPSEACAPLLISLAALLYNGALPCQCDPQGSLSSECHPHGGQCLCKPAVVGRRCELCAPGYYGFGPTGCQACQCSPEGSLSSLCEGVSGQCPCRAGAFGLRCDRCQRGQWGFPSCRPCVCNGHADECDSHTGACLGCRDHTGGERCERCIAGFHGDPRLPYGGQCRPCPCPEGPGSRRHFATSCHRDGYSQQIMCHCRAGYTGLRCEACAPGHFGDPSRPGGQCQPCECSGNIDPTDPDACDPHTGQCLRCLHHTEGPHCAHCKPGFHGQAVRQSCHRCTCNVLGTDPQQCPSSDQCNCDPSSGQCPCLPNVQGLSCDRCAPNFWNLTSGRGCQPCACHPHRARGPTCNEFTGQCHCHAGFGGQTCAECQELHWGDPGLQCRACDCDPRGIDTPQCHRSTGHCSCRPGVSGVRCDQCARGFTGVFPACHPCHACFGDWDRVVQDLAARTRRLEQRVQELQQTGVLGAFESSFWRIQEKLGTVQGIVRARNTSAASTAQLVEATEELRRQIGEATERLTQLEAELTAVQDENFNANHALSSLERDGLALNLTLRQLDQHLDLLKHSNFLGAYDSIRHAHGLSAEAERRANTSALTVPSPVSNSANTRHRTEVLMGAQKEDFHRKHMANQQALGELSTLAHSLSLTGINELVCGAPGDAPCATSPCGGAGCRDEDGQPRCGGLSCSGAVAMADLALGRARHTQTELQRALAEGGGILSQVAETRRQAGEAQQRAQEALDKANASRGQVEQANQELRELIQSVKDFLSQEGADPDSIEVVATRVLQLSIPASPEQIQHLASEIAERVRSLADVDTILARTVGDVHRAERLLQDAQRARSRAEGEKQKAETVQAALEEAQRAQGAAHGAIQGAAVDTRDTEQTLHQVQERMTGAEQALSSAGERAQQLDGLLEALKLKRAGNSLAASSAEETASNAQGRAREAEKILEGPLGDQYQTVKALAERKTQGVLAAQARAEQLRDEARGLLQAAQDKLQRLQELEGTYEQNERALEGKAAQLDGLEARMRSVLQDINLQVQIYNTCQ